The Arvicanthis niloticus isolate mArvNil1 chromosome 2, mArvNil1.pat.X, whole genome shotgun sequence genome includes a window with the following:
- the Adig gene encoding adipogenin, translating to MKYPLVPLVNDLTLSFLVFWLCLPVALLLFLMIVWLHFLLSQESKEDDSDLCFNWEPWSKGPFESDCDGTCPGQEDRLHW from the exons ATGAAGTACCCTCTGGTGCCGCTGGTGAACGACCTCACACTCTCTTTCCTGGTTTTCTGGCTCTGTCTGCCTGTGGCTTTGCTGCTGTTTTTGATGATCGTCTGGTTACACTTCTTACTTAGTCAAG agtCAAAGGAAGATGATTCAGATTTATGCTTCAACTGGGAGCCCTGGAGCAAAGGACCATTCGAGTCTGACTGTGATGGAACATGTCCTGGCCAAGAGGACAGGCTCCACTGGTGA